From one Ochrobactrum vermis genomic stretch:
- the ehuB gene encoding ectoine/hydroxyectoine ABC transporter substrate-binding protein EhuB produces MHMKLHTISALFSAAAVLALTLPSQAVTVDDLKSAGFVRGATANEVPYGYMDESGAAKGIGPDVAAAIFKKLGIEEVDWTVTPFGSLIPGLKAKRFEFVAAEQNVLPDRCKQVQFTVANSSYGEGLLVPKGNPKKIHSYEDIKKDPSLKVAIVSGADQIDFLHGMGIDESQIVMIQGNADAPSTVQTGRADAYAATELTVAKLVDNSPELEQAHPFTDPVVDGKSARSFGAFSFRPEDKEFYEAFNNALIEFKKTDDYKKILMTYGLSEESVEAARTVDTASLCKAK; encoded by the coding sequence ATGCACATGAAACTTCATACGATTTCCGCCCTGTTTTCGGCAGCGGCAGTCCTGGCTCTCACGCTTCCGTCCCAGGCCGTTACGGTCGATGATCTCAAGAGCGCGGGCTTCGTTCGTGGAGCCACCGCCAACGAAGTGCCATACGGTTACATGGATGAGAGCGGCGCGGCCAAGGGCATTGGTCCTGACGTCGCCGCTGCAATTTTCAAAAAGCTTGGCATTGAGGAAGTCGATTGGACAGTTACTCCATTCGGCTCGCTCATTCCCGGCCTGAAAGCCAAACGGTTCGAGTTTGTCGCGGCTGAGCAGAATGTCCTGCCGGATCGCTGCAAACAGGTGCAATTCACTGTTGCAAATTCGAGTTACGGCGAAGGTCTTCTGGTCCCCAAGGGTAACCCGAAGAAAATTCATTCCTATGAAGACATCAAGAAGGATCCGTCGCTGAAAGTTGCGATCGTTTCAGGTGCAGACCAAATCGATTTCCTGCATGGAATGGGTATCGATGAATCACAAATCGTCATGATCCAGGGCAATGCCGATGCGCCGTCGACGGTTCAGACCGGACGCGCTGATGCCTATGCCGCAACGGAGTTGACGGTGGCCAAACTGGTCGACAATTCGCCGGAACTGGAACAGGCGCATCCATTCACCGATCCTGTCGTCGACGGCAAGTCTGCGAGAAGTTTCGGCGCCTTCAGCTTCCGTCCGGAAGATAAGGAGTTCTACGAAGCCTTCAACAATGCGCTCATCGAGTTCAAGAAGACTGACGACTATAAGAAAATCCTTATGACCTATGGACTTAGCGAGGAAAGCGTAGAAGCTGCCCGAACTGTGGATACGGCCAGCCTCTGCAAGGCAAAGTAA
- the ehuC gene encoding ectoine/hydroxyectoine ABC transporter permease subunit EhuC, with translation MHWTEYLPALFKGAQITVVLALSSMAIGTILAFAAGIARFAGGPILSTIAVIYIEIFRGTSLLVQLFWLYYALPLIGISFDPITTGIMGLGFNIGAYGAEVVRGALQAVPEAQHEAARALNFSKSHTLFHVILPQAVVEMMPAFGNLAIHNLKDTALASLIAISDLTFQAQRLRNLTLDSVTIYTLTLFGYFAMALVLASAIRWLERRLKRQTMAGGFA, from the coding sequence ATGCACTGGACGGAATATCTTCCTGCCCTCTTCAAAGGGGCGCAAATCACCGTCGTTCTAGCACTCAGTTCGATGGCCATCGGGACTATATTGGCATTCGCTGCCGGGATTGCCCGATTTGCCGGTGGGCCGATCCTGTCAACGATTGCGGTGATCTATATCGAGATATTCCGCGGCACCTCGCTGCTCGTGCAGCTATTCTGGCTCTACTATGCCTTGCCATTGATCGGCATTTCATTTGATCCGATCACGACGGGCATCATGGGGCTTGGGTTCAATATTGGTGCATATGGCGCCGAAGTGGTGCGCGGTGCCTTGCAGGCTGTTCCGGAAGCACAGCATGAAGCGGCGCGTGCGCTCAACTTCAGCAAGAGCCATACCTTGTTTCATGTCATTCTGCCGCAAGCGGTGGTCGAAATGATGCCAGCGTTCGGTAATCTCGCCATCCACAATCTCAAGGATACCGCGCTTGCATCGCTGATCGCAATCAGCGACCTCACCTTCCAGGCCCAACGCCTGCGCAATCTGACACTCGACAGCGTGACGATCTATACATTGACCCTGTTTGGCTACTTCGCAATGGCACTCGTACTTGCTTCGGCTATTCGTTGGCTGGAACGGCGTCTGAAACGCCAGACCATGGCTGGAGGTTTCGCATGA
- the doeB gene encoding N(2)-acetyl-L-2,4-diaminobutanoate deacetylase DoeB: MMHTSPPSRPSPITPTVDLNRDGVQHGHLRLPWSRDDSAWGSLMLPICVIRNGDGPTALLTGANHGDEYEGPVALYDLAANLKPEHISGRVIIVPAMNYPAFLAGTRTSPIDKGNLNRSFPGRPDGTVTDKIADYFTRYLLPAADIVMDFHSGGRTLDFLPYAAAHALPDTAQEARCFAGVKAFSAPFSMRMIEIDAVGMYDTTAEEAGKVFVTTELSGGGTISARTASIAKRGIRNLLCHAGILHGEVELSPTTWLDMPSQECFGFADTEGLLEPLIDLGADVRKGDLIARVHTVARTGVAPQEYRAALDGILAARHFPGLIKMGDCLSVIATISEEPTSG; the protein is encoded by the coding sequence ATGATGCACACGTCGCCTCCCTCACGTCCCTCCCCGATCACGCCGACCGTCGATCTCAACCGTGACGGCGTGCAGCACGGACATCTGCGACTGCCGTGGTCCAGAGACGATTCCGCATGGGGATCGCTGATGTTACCGATCTGCGTGATCCGGAATGGAGACGGCCCAACGGCTCTCCTGACAGGCGCCAACCACGGCGATGAATATGAAGGTCCGGTCGCGCTTTACGACCTCGCCGCCAATCTGAAACCGGAGCATATCAGCGGGCGCGTCATCATTGTTCCGGCAATGAACTATCCAGCCTTTCTAGCCGGGACGCGGACATCCCCTATCGACAAAGGCAATCTCAACCGCAGTTTCCCCGGTCGCCCGGATGGAACCGTGACGGACAAGATCGCGGACTACTTTACCCGCTATCTTCTACCCGCAGCCGATATCGTCATGGATTTTCACTCCGGCGGACGAACACTCGATTTCCTGCCTTACGCTGCCGCACATGCCTTGCCCGATACAGCACAGGAAGCGCGTTGCTTTGCCGGTGTGAAAGCCTTTTCGGCCCCCTTTTCCATGCGGATGATCGAAATCGACGCCGTGGGCATGTATGACACCACCGCGGAAGAAGCGGGCAAGGTGTTCGTGACAACCGAACTTTCCGGCGGCGGCACGATTTCAGCCCGCACGGCTTCAATAGCCAAACGCGGCATTCGCAACCTTTTGTGCCATGCGGGCATTTTGCATGGAGAGGTGGAGCTTTCCCCTACGACCTGGCTCGATATGCCATCGCAGGAATGCTTCGGTTTTGCTGATACCGAAGGTTTGCTCGAGCCATTGATCGACCTCGGCGCGGATGTACGCAAGGGCGATCTCATTGCGCGTGTTCATACTGTGGCCCGCACCGGCGTGGCTCCGCAGGAATATCGCGCCGCACTCGACGGGATTCTCGCTGCCCGTCATTTTCCTGGCCTTATCAAGATGGGTGACTGCCTGTCGGTCATTGCCACGATCAGCGAGGAACCGACCTCGGGATAA